A window of the Brassica napus cultivar Da-Ae chromosome C5, Da-Ae, whole genome shotgun sequence genome harbors these coding sequences:
- the LOC106374013 gene encoding uncharacterized protein LOC106374013, with protein sequence MLKAVLSASPTHAMSCFELPMSLCKRIQSALTRFWWDGNDNKRNMCWTSWSKLSKPKKLGGLGFRDIHLFNKALLAKQSWRVLTKPDCLLSRVLRGKYCHKASFLTVKATTACSHGWRGILHGRDILAPNVGKAIGDGNSTKVWKESWIKGDSLFCPIGPAKEDELDLYVSDLLARGTNEWNRQKVYDLLPSYVNMILCMRPSHLGAEDKYVWPLNTSGTYSTNRVFLWKIVQDALPLGMALQRRGILTHPVTCARCGEPESADHLFLHCRFTKRVWSNLPTRPIDLQPTATFATSLEAAPTLVCLPPTGVSVHVFAWEAQPAKPNGASNIRRYSGHTSTETTTLYTDAAWRAQDRTAGCGWIFYTPRPGEARQGVSKESFVASPLMAEALAVGEALLHAKALHLSNICLKSDNQVLIKALNSKQHPVEIYGINLDIENLSSSFSSITFSYVPRSLNLAADALAKSALYLLPG encoded by the exons ATGTTGAAAGCGGTATTATCAGCTTCTCCCACACATGCCATGTCGTGTTTTGAGCTACCAATGAGCTTGTGCAAAAGGATCCAATCTGCGTTAACGAGGTTTTGGTGGGACGGGAATGATAACAAGAGGAATATGTGCTGGACATCTTGGTCTAAACTCTCAAAGCCAAAGAAACTAGGAGGATTGGGCTTTCGAGATATCCATCTCTTTAACAAAGCCCTACTGGCGAAGCAATCTTGGAGAGTGCTCACGAAACCGGATTGTTTATTATCTCGTGTCTTAAGGGGCAAGTATTGTCACAAGGCGTCATTCCTCACGGTGAAGGCAACTACAGCTTGTTCTCATGGATGGCGCGGGATCCTCCACGGCAGAGACATCCTAGCACCTAACGTGGGCAAGGCTATAGGAGATGGAAACTCTACTAAAGTCTGGAAGGAATCATGGATAAAGGGGGACTCTCTGTTTTGCCCGATAGGACCAGCTAAGGAGGATGAGCTCGACCTTTATGTCTCGGACCTACTTGCGCGAGGAACAAACGAATGGAACAGACAGAAGGTGTACGACCTGCTGCCCTCATATGTAAACATGATACTCTGTATGAGACCAAGCCACCTTGGAGCAGAAGATAAGTATGTTTGGCCACTAAACACATCAGGAACATATTCTACAAATCGG GTCTTTCTGTGGAAGATTGTACAAGATGCCTTGCCGCTGGGGATGGCTCTACAAAGGAGAGGAATCTTAACGCACCCAGTTACATGTGCACGTTGCGGCGAACCGGAATCCGCAGACCATCTCTTCCTCCACTGCAGGTTCACTAAGAGGGTGTGGAGTAACCTCCCCACAAGACCAATCGACCTCCAACCAACGGCTACTTTTGCTACAAGCCTGGAAGCGGCGCCCACACTGGTTTGTCTTCCACCTACAGGTGTTTCAGTTCATGTTTTCGCTTGG GAGGCACAACCAGCTAAACCAAACGGAGCAAGCAACATAAGAAGATACAGTGGCCATACATCGACTGAGACTACAACTCTGTATACAGACGCGGCCTGGAGAGCACAGGACAGAACCGCAGGGTGTGGCTGGATATTTTACACCCCACGACCAGGAGAAGCAAGACAAGGAGTCTCAAAGGAATCATTCGTCGCATCCCCCTTGATGGCCGAGGCATTGGCTGTGGGAGAAGCTCTTCTACATGCCAAAGCTCTTCACCTATCCAATATCTGTCTCAAATCAGATAATCAAGTGCTTATCAAAGCGCTAAACTCGAAGCAACATCCGGTGGAGATCTACGGAATCAACTTGGATATCGAGAATCTATCTTCATCCTTTTCTTCTATCACTTTTAGTTATGTCCCTAGAAGCTTAAACTTGGCTGCGGATGCTTTGGCTAAATCTGCATT GTATCTTCTACCTGGGTAA
- the LOC106374014 gene encoding uncharacterized protein LOC106374014, producing MWSSSLSELSDIHDSVTNVCFNVLTTRTGNLALSSMASSRVFIDKDIQPTIDYFSWLGSNPEIAKRVNADEVTRSETMTIGQIYAYIKQENAKEASFDCIATTDDLKRDSAWYYIGCSGCQTKATRGPSSLMYAKCGKNNVSGVAKCAF from the exons ATGTGGTCATCTTCACTTTCCGAACTTTCAGATATTCATGATAGTGTTACTAACGTGTGTTTTAATGTGTTAACCACAAGAACAGGTAATTTAGCTCTCAGTTCGATGGCCTCCTCCCGTGTCTTTATTGACAAAGATATCCAGCCCACGATTGATTACTTCAGCTG GTTGGGTTCTAACCCAGAGATTGCAAAGCGGGTAAATGCAGATGAGGTTACTAGGTCTGAGACAATGACAATTGGGCAGATCTATGCTTACATCAAGCAGGAAAATGCCAAG GAAGCTTCTTTCGACTGCATAGCCACAACTGATGATCTTAAGCGTGACAGTGCATGGTACTATATTGGCTGCAGCGGTTGTCAAACAAAGGCCACCAGAGGTCCTTCTTCGTTAATGTACGCCAAGTGCGGCAAAAATAATGTGTCTGGTGTAGCGAAGTGTGCATTCTAA